From Pontibacter actiniarum, a single genomic window includes:
- a CDS encoding TetR/AcrR family transcriptional regulator: MEASENPRERIIAEAKQMFFTHGYSKVLMADLARNLGMSKKTLYQYFTGKEELLNVIIRQHGHDIQREVERILKSDQIEFPEKIKQIFSYVGTKLHYINPEFVQDIKKNAPSSWQHLQQHKADAAFLRFNSLLDEGVRKGYIREDTNRTMAVLLYASALETILNPDFTQQVPAELMQELPHTPAAVFDGLVKIIFNGIIDTSKASA; this comes from the coding sequence ATGGAGGCATCTGAAAACCCACGCGAACGAATTATAGCTGAAGCCAAGCAAATGTTCTTCACCCACGGCTACAGTAAGGTGCTGATGGCAGACCTGGCCAGAAACCTGGGCATGAGCAAGAAAACACTCTACCAGTATTTTACAGGCAAGGAGGAACTGCTCAATGTCATCATCCGGCAGCATGGGCATGATATACAGCGGGAAGTGGAGCGAATCCTGAAAAGCGACCAGATTGAGTTCCCGGAGAAAATAAAGCAGATCTTCAGTTACGTCGGCACGAAGCTCCACTACATCAACCCGGAGTTTGTACAAGATATCAAGAAAAATGCCCCTTCCAGCTGGCAGCACCTGCAGCAGCATAAGGCAGATGCTGCATTCCTGCGCTTTAACTCTTTGCTGGACGAAGGGGTGCGTAAAGGCTACATCCGGGAAGACACGAACCGCACAATGGCCGTTCTGCTGTACGCCAGCGCCCTGGAAACCATACTGAACCCTGATTTCACGCAGCAGGTGCCGGCAGAGCTTATGCAGGAACTGCCCCATACGCCTGCGGCAGTTTTTGATGGCCTGGTAAAAATCATCTTCAACGGCATTATTGACACAAGCAAGGCAAGTGCTTAG
- a CDS encoding iron-containing alcohol dehydrogenase — MNNFTFYNPVKILFGKGQISAIAKEIPQGARIMVTYGGGSIKRNGVYDQVMEALKDFYVLEFSDIEPNPHYETLMQAVDIAKRQQIDFFLAVGGGSVIDGTKFIVAAMEFEGEDPWDMMTKRTPVKKAVPFGTVLTLPATGSEMNSGSVVTRVSTKEKLAFGSPLTFPKFSVLDPEATFTLPVRQICNGVVDAFTHVLEQYLTYPVNAPLQDRMAEAVLLTLKEEGPKAVQNPQDYDTMANFMWAATMALNGVIRPGVPTDWSTHYIAHELTALHGIDHARTLAIVLPSLLRYKSEQKKEKLLQYGSRVWGVNSGTEDERLEATVEATIAFFESLGIQTKLSDYEVGEDTIDTIIERFEARGVKDLGERADIQIADVRQILTMSL, encoded by the coding sequence ATGAATAATTTCACGTTTTATAACCCGGTTAAAATCCTCTTCGGGAAAGGGCAGATCAGCGCAATAGCAAAAGAGATACCGCAGGGCGCACGCATCATGGTGACCTACGGCGGTGGCAGCATCAAAAGAAACGGTGTGTACGACCAGGTGATGGAAGCACTGAAGGATTTCTACGTGCTGGAGTTTAGCGACATTGAGCCGAACCCGCACTACGAAACACTGATGCAGGCAGTAGACATTGCCAAGCGGCAGCAGATCGACTTTTTCCTGGCTGTAGGCGGTGGCTCCGTGATAGATGGCACCAAGTTTATTGTGGCGGCTATGGAGTTTGAGGGAGAGGATCCGTGGGACATGATGACCAAGCGCACTCCAGTGAAGAAAGCCGTTCCGTTTGGAACAGTGCTTACCTTACCTGCCACAGGCTCTGAGATGAACTCTGGCTCAGTGGTTACGCGCGTGTCTACAAAGGAGAAGCTGGCTTTCGGAAGCCCGTTAACCTTCCCTAAGTTTTCTGTACTGGACCCTGAGGCAACCTTTACGCTGCCGGTGCGCCAGATCTGCAACGGAGTAGTGGATGCGTTTACGCACGTGCTGGAGCAGTACCTGACCTACCCGGTTAACGCTCCTTTGCAGGACCGCATGGCAGAGGCCGTGTTGCTGACGCTGAAGGAAGAGGGGCCGAAGGCGGTACAGAACCCGCAGGACTACGATACGATGGCAAACTTCATGTGGGCCGCAACAATGGCGCTGAACGGCGTGATTCGTCCTGGTGTTCCTACTGACTGGTCTACGCACTACATTGCGCACGAACTGACGGCGCTGCACGGGATAGACCATGCCAGAACGCTGGCGATTGTCCTGCCGTCCTTGCTGCGTTATAAGAGCGAACAGAAAAAAGAGAAGCTACTTCAGTACGGCTCAAGGGTGTGGGGTGTGAACTCCGGCACAGAAGACGAGCGTTTGGAGGCAACCGTGGAGGCGACAATCGCCTTCTTCGAGTCTTTGGGTATTCAAACAAAACTTTCGGACTACGAAGTTGGAGAAGATACGATTGACACGATCATTGAGCGTTTTGAAGCGCGTGGCGTGAAAGATCTGGGCGAGCGCGCCGATATTCAGATTGCCGATGTGAGGCAGATCCTGACGATGAGTCTGTAG
- a CDS encoding NADP-dependent oxidoreductase — protein sequence MKNKTIILASRPKGVPANENFKFEEREIPALQDGEVLLKSLYVSVDPYMRGRMSDAKSYVAPYEVGEPITGGIVAEVVDSRNSKLPKGAVVLGNLPWQQYTVHSGSGLSQIQPDVAPLSYHLGILGMPGLTAYFGLLHIGEPKPGETVVVSGAAGAVGTVVGQIAKIKGCRVVGVAGSDDKVEYLKQELGFDEAINYKTAGDMKEAMAKACPDGVDVYFDNVGGEISDAVYLSLNKFARIAICGQIAYYNSTTLPTGMRVEPILLKMSALMKGFIVSDYASEFGTAARELAAWVKEGKLQYQETITEGFDNIPQAFFGLFSGENTGKQLVKVADREA from the coding sequence ATGAAAAATAAGACTATTATACTGGCAAGCCGCCCAAAAGGGGTGCCAGCGAACGAAAACTTTAAATTTGAAGAGCGCGAAATACCTGCCCTGCAGGATGGGGAGGTATTGCTGAAGTCCCTCTACGTTTCTGTGGACCCCTACATGCGGGGCCGTATGAGCGATGCTAAGTCATACGTGGCGCCATATGAGGTAGGTGAGCCTATTACAGGTGGTATTGTGGCAGAAGTGGTGGACAGCCGAAACAGCAAGCTGCCGAAAGGTGCCGTGGTGCTGGGCAACCTGCCGTGGCAGCAGTACACCGTGCACAGTGGCAGCGGCCTGAGCCAGATTCAGCCGGATGTTGCCCCTCTGAGCTACCATTTGGGTATTTTGGGTATGCCGGGCCTTACAGCCTATTTCGGACTCCTGCACATTGGAGAGCCTAAACCTGGTGAAACCGTGGTGGTGTCCGGCGCGGCAGGCGCGGTAGGCACCGTGGTAGGGCAGATAGCGAAAATCAAAGGGTGCCGTGTGGTGGGTGTGGCAGGCTCAGACGACAAAGTGGAGTACCTGAAGCAGGAGCTGGGCTTTGACGAGGCCATCAACTATAAAACCGCCGGTGACATGAAGGAGGCCATGGCCAAGGCTTGCCCCGATGGCGTGGATGTATACTTCGACAACGTGGGCGGTGAGATATCAGACGCGGTATACCTTTCGCTGAACAAGTTTGCCCGCATCGCCATCTGTGGGCAGATCGCCTACTATAACAGCACAACCCTGCCTACCGGCATGCGCGTGGAGCCAATCCTGCTGAAGATGAGCGCCCTGATGAAAGGCTTCATTGTAAGCGACTACGCCAGTGAATTCGGTACGGCCGCTAGAGAGCTAGCCGCTTGGGTGAAGGAAGGAAAGCTGCAGTACCAGGAAACGATCACCGAAGGCTTCGATAACATCCCTCAGGCTTTCTTCGGCTTGTTCTCAGGCGAGAACACCGGTAAACAGCTGGTGAAGGTGGCCGACCGTGAAGCTTAA
- the rplT gene encoding 50S ribosomal protein L20: MPRSVNVVAARHRRKKVMKMAKGYFGRRKNVWTVAKNAVEKGLVYAYRDRKAKKRDFRALWIQRINAGAREHGLSYSALMGALKKANIDLNRKVLADLAMNHPEAFKSIVDKVK, encoded by the coding sequence ATGCCTAGATCGGTAAATGTCGTTGCAGCACGACACAGAAGAAAGAAAGTAATGAAAATGGCCAAAGGTTACTTTGGCCGTCGCAAGAACGTTTGGACAGTTGCGAAAAACGCGGTAGAAAAAGGCTTAGTTTATGCCTACCGTGATAGAAAAGCTAAGAAGAGAGACTTCAGAGCCCTGTGGATCCAGCGTATCAACGCCGGTGCACGTGAGCACGGCTTGTCTTACTCCGCTCTTATGGGCGCTTTGAAAAAAGCTAACATCGACCTGAACCGCAAAGTACTTGCTGACCTGGCGATGAACCACCCAGAGGCTTTCAAATCTATCGTTGATAAAGTAAAGTAA
- the rpmI gene encoding 50S ribosomal protein L35, giving the protein MPKVKTKSGAKKRFSLTGTGKIKRKHAYKSHILTKKTTKQKRNLTHIGLVSKADEANVKFMLKI; this is encoded by the coding sequence ATGCCAAAAGTAAAAACCAAATCTGGTGCAAAGAAGCGTTTTTCTTTGACAGGTACTGGCAAAATCAAGCGTAAGCACGCTTACAAAAGCCACATCCTGACGAAGAAAACGACGAAGCAGAAGCGTAATTTGACGCACATCGGCCTAGTTAGCAAAGCTGATGAAGCAAACGTTAAATTCATGCTGAAAATCTAA
- the infC gene encoding translation initiation factor IF-3 has protein sequence MEEPYKVNEKITAREVRVVGDNVEQGVYSTRDAQKLANEQNLDLVEISPTANPPVCRIIDYSKFKYEQKKKTREMKAKQQKVVIKEIRFGPNTDDHDFEFKLKHAKGFLESGYKIKSYVHFVGRSIVFKERGEILLLKFAQALEDLAKVEQLPKLEGKRMFLILSPKAAPVKK, from the coding sequence GTGGAGGAGCCATACAAAGTCAATGAAAAAATAACTGCCAGAGAAGTACGGGTGGTTGGTGACAATGTTGAGCAAGGAGTATACTCAACCAGAGATGCTCAGAAACTGGCTAATGAACAGAATCTCGACCTCGTTGAGATTTCGCCAACAGCCAACCCACCGGTATGCCGCATCATCGACTATTCTAAGTTCAAGTATGAGCAGAAGAAGAAAACGAGGGAGATGAAGGCGAAGCAGCAGAAAGTCGTTATCAAGGAAATCCGCTTCGGTCCGAACACGGATGACCACGATTTCGAGTTTAAGCTGAAGCACGCCAAAGGCTTTCTGGAGAGCGGTTATAAAATTAAATCTTACGTGCACTTCGTAGGTAGATCTATTGTGTTCAAAGAGCGCGGTGAGATTCTTCTTCTGAAATTTGCCCAGGCACTGGAAGATTTAGCGAAGGTTGAGCAGTTGCCGAAGCTGGAAGGGAAACGCATGTTCCTGATCCTGTCGCCGAAAGCCGCTCCTGTGAAGAAGTAA
- the thrS gene encoding threonine--tRNA ligase: MINITLPDGSVRQYESGVTSLDIAQSISEGLARNVLAAKVNGAVWDATRAINQDATVQLLTWNDEEGKNTFWHSSAHLLAEALEDLYPDVKFGIGPPVENGFYYDVDLGEHHLSQEDIAKLEQKMLELARQKNVYLRSEVSKADAVDYFTKKGDQYKLDLIKDLEDGSITFYEQGKFVDLCRGPHIPNTGFVKAAKITNIAGAYWRGDEKNKQLTRIYGITFPKQKELTEYLERVEEAKKRDHRKLGKEMELFAFSEKVGMGLPLWLPKGTLLRERLEQFMRKAQMRAGYQPVVTPHIASKELYVTSGHYEKYGADSFQPIKTPNEGEEFLLKPMNCPHHCEIYKTRPRSYKELPVRFAEFGTVYRYEQSGELHGLTRVRGFTQDDAHIFCRPDQVKEEFLKVIDLVLYVFKALGFEDYTAQISLRDPENKAKYIGTDEAWEKAERAIIEASAEKGLSTVTELGEAAFYGPKLDFMVKDALGRKWQLGTIQVDYQLPERFQLEYIGADNQKHRPVMIHRAPFGSLERFVAVLIEHCGGNFPLWLSPEQIAILPISEKYHDYAQQVYDRLQQDDIRGYVDNRDEKIGRKIRDAEVRKVPYMIIVGEKEQENGAVSVRKHGEGDLGAMTVEEFSTFFQGKVAEMLNN; this comes from the coding sequence ATGATCAACATCACACTGCCAGACGGTTCAGTGCGCCAGTATGAAAGCGGCGTAACTAGCCTTGACATTGCACAGAGCATCAGCGAAGGCCTGGCTCGGAACGTGCTTGCTGCCAAAGTTAACGGAGCGGTATGGGACGCCACGCGCGCCATTAACCAGGACGCAACGGTGCAGCTGCTCACCTGGAATGATGAGGAGGGCAAAAACACCTTCTGGCACTCTTCTGCCCACTTACTTGCGGAGGCCCTGGAAGACCTTTACCCGGACGTGAAGTTCGGCATCGGCCCTCCGGTAGAGAACGGCTTTTACTATGATGTGGACCTGGGCGAGCACCACCTCTCTCAGGAAGACATCGCAAAGCTGGAGCAGAAAATGCTGGAGCTGGCGCGTCAGAAAAATGTGTACCTGCGCAGTGAGGTGTCCAAGGCGGATGCGGTCGACTATTTCACAAAGAAAGGCGACCAGTACAAGCTGGACCTGATCAAAGACCTGGAGGACGGCTCCATTACGTTTTACGAGCAGGGTAAATTTGTGGACCTTTGCCGCGGGCCGCATATCCCGAACACTGGCTTTGTGAAGGCCGCCAAGATCACGAACATCGCCGGCGCTTACTGGCGCGGGGATGAGAAGAACAAGCAGTTAACCCGCATCTACGGCATCACCTTCCCGAAGCAAAAGGAGCTGACAGAGTACCTAGAGCGTGTGGAGGAGGCCAAGAAGCGCGACCACCGCAAACTGGGCAAGGAGATGGAGCTTTTCGCCTTCTCCGAGAAGGTGGGCATGGGCCTGCCGCTATGGCTGCCAAAGGGCACGCTGCTGCGTGAGCGCCTGGAGCAGTTTATGCGCAAAGCACAGATGCGTGCTGGTTACCAGCCGGTAGTTACGCCGCACATCGCCAGCAAAGAGCTGTACGTAACTTCGGGCCACTACGAGAAGTATGGCGCAGACTCGTTCCAGCCGATCAAGACGCCGAACGAAGGAGAAGAGTTCCTGCTTAAGCCGATGAACTGCCCGCACCACTGCGAAATCTACAAGACCCGCCCACGCTCTTACAAAGAGCTGCCGGTAAGGTTTGCAGAGTTCGGTACGGTTTACCGTTACGAACAAAGTGGTGAGTTGCACGGTTTAACCCGGGTGAGGGGCTTTACGCAGGATGACGCACACATTTTCTGCCGCCCGGACCAGGTAAAAGAGGAGTTCCTGAAAGTAATTGACCTTGTGCTGTATGTTTTCAAAGCACTGGGGTTTGAGGATTACACAGCGCAGATATCTTTACGTGACCCGGAGAACAAGGCCAAGTACATTGGTACGGATGAAGCCTGGGAGAAAGCGGAGCGTGCTATTATTGAGGCCTCGGCTGAGAAAGGGCTCTCCACTGTAACCGAATTGGGAGAGGCTGCGTTTTACGGACCTAAGCTTGACTTCATGGTGAAGGACGCTCTTGGCCGTAAGTGGCAGCTGGGAACTATTCAGGTAGACTATCAGTTGCCAGAACGCTTCCAGTTGGAGTACATCGGTGCGGATAACCAGAAGCACCGGCCGGTTATGATCCACCGTGCGCCGTTCGGTTCGCTGGAGCGCTTCGTGGCCGTGCTGATCGAGCACTGCGGCGGTAATTTCCCGCTGTGGCTGAGCCCGGAGCAGATCGCGATACTTCCGATCTCTGAGAAGTACCACGACTATGCGCAGCAGGTGTACGACCGACTGCAGCAGGACGATATCAGGGGCTACGTGGACAACCGCGATGAGAAGATCGGCCGTAAGATCCGTGATGCAGAGGTGCGCAAGGTGCCGTACATGATCATCGTAGGAGAGAAGGAGCAGGAAAACGGAGCCGTATCGGTTCGTAAGCACGGTGAGGGAGACCTTGGTGCCATGACGGTCGAGGAGTTCAGCACGTTCTTTCAGGGCAAAGTAGCCGAAATGCTGAACAATTAA
- a CDS encoding tetratricopeptide repeat protein: MRVYRLLLLVLSVSMVSCTLEEGDSEQMVNLQVVKDNPAAQLENLNAAIERSKRDGSLYARRAVVLLRRGELEQALEDADKAVRLTKNEPASLFVKAQVLRAMGKREEALPLALQAERNSYQSTSLYVLLGDLYLQRQEHEQALQYLRKAQNLSPADEFAYYYKGRVQEATGDTAKAIQNYKLALGQVPDFTEAQRELAALLIDKGDYTSAKPYLQRALKAAPKDAKLWYNRGLGYQAEQKQDSAMQAFAKAVSINDTLSGAHYRLGVYQHNLGNNEAALEHLQKAYEAFKGKPEYLGKLASAYERTGQYREALSAYQRLLEVEPKATYAYQSVARLKYKISKPLPDSAAVRLQEQIER; the protein is encoded by the coding sequence ATGCGGGTTTACAGATTATTGCTGTTGGTTTTATCGGTTTCGATGGTTTCCTGTACGCTGGAGGAAGGGGATAGCGAGCAGATGGTGAACCTGCAGGTGGTGAAGGACAATCCCGCCGCGCAGCTGGAGAACCTGAATGCCGCCATTGAGCGCTCCAAACGGGACGGCTCCTTGTATGCCCGCCGTGCAGTGGTACTGCTGCGCAGGGGGGAGCTGGAGCAGGCGCTTGAAGATGCGGACAAAGCCGTGCGGCTAACGAAAAACGAGCCGGCCAGCCTGTTTGTAAAGGCCCAGGTGCTGCGCGCCATGGGGAAGAGGGAGGAGGCCCTGCCGCTGGCGCTGCAGGCGGAGCGCAACTCCTACCAAAGCACCTCGCTGTACGTGCTGCTGGGAGATTTATACTTGCAGCGGCAAGAGCACGAGCAGGCGCTGCAGTACCTTCGGAAGGCGCAGAATCTCTCACCTGCAGACGAGTTTGCCTATTACTACAAAGGGCGGGTGCAGGAGGCAACCGGTGACACAGCCAAAGCCATCCAGAACTATAAACTGGCGCTGGGGCAGGTGCCGGACTTTACAGAGGCGCAGCGTGAACTGGCTGCCTTGCTAATAGACAAGGGCGACTACACCTCGGCGAAGCCGTACTTGCAGCGCGCCCTGAAAGCTGCTCCAAAGGATGCCAAACTGTGGTATAACCGCGGGTTGGGATACCAGGCAGAGCAGAAGCAGGACAGCGCCATGCAGGCCTTTGCCAAAGCGGTAAGTATAAACGACACGCTGTCCGGCGCTCACTATAGGCTGGGCGTATACCAGCACAACCTGGGAAATAACGAGGCGGCGCTGGAGCACCTTCAGAAGGCCTATGAGGCGTTTAAAGGGAAGCCGGAGTACCTGGGCAAGCTAGCGAGTGCCTATGAGCGCACAGGGCAGTACAGGGAGGCCTTGTCCGCCTACCAGCGCTTGCTGGAGGTAGAGCCCAAAGCCACCTATGCCTACCAGTCTGTTGCCAGGCTGAAGTATAAAATTTCAAAACCATTGCCTGATAGTGCAGCTGTACGCCTACAGGAACAGATAGAAAGATAA
- a CDS encoding DNA gyrase/topoisomerase IV subunit A: protein MHNDELNNEEELQHNEELEVEFTDGEEETIHNVTPVSGLYENWFLDYASYVILERAVPAIEDGLKPVQRRILHAMREMDDGRFNKVANVIGQTMQYHPHGDASIGDAMVNLGQKDLLIETQGNWGDARTGDSAAAPRYIEARLSKFALDVVFNPQTTLWQLSYDGRKNEPVTLPVKFPLLLAQGVEGIAVGLSTKIMPHNFRELIKASVDVLKGRSTNLLPDFLTGGQIDVTNYNGGQRGGRIRVRATIEKVDKTMLVIRDVPYGTTTTGLMESIVKASENNKIKIKRVVDNTAADVEIQVQLPPGVSPDLTMDALYAFTDCEVSISPNACVIINDKPHFLDVNELLRISTFKTVDLLKRELEIRKGELEDKWHYSSLEKIFIENRIYRDIEECETWEAVLNAIDRGLDPYKHLLRREVTEEDIIRLTEIKIKRISKYDSFKADEYIHKLEEEMAEVDDNLANLIRYAIAYFEGLLKKYGQGKERRTQVKTFDVINAQNVAIANQKLYMNAKDGFIGTGLRKDEFVCDCSDMDDIIVFRKDGKFMVTKVAEKTFVGKDIIYAGVYNKNDEHMVYNMIYLDGKSGVSYAKRFAVKSVTRDKEYDLTKGNKGSKVHYLTANPNSESEVVTITLSPNASARNKVLDFDFAELMIKGKGSNGNIVTKYPVKKVVQKSLGESTLGGREIYYDEVIGRLNTEGRGRYLGSFNTDDAILAIHDDGTYELTSFDLANHYTVEKLKVLQKFDPELVISAIYYEGENKTYYVKRFKVETTTIGKRFAFIPETKNSRLEAVSTHPEPLASIKFKRSLRGEREAEKILLNEFIDVKGWKAMGNKLNYFKVYEVDVPKMLPVDQPEEDKPKAKKSAKREPVTLPSQLKELAEEAAKVSSAQPHAVDDVQGEKDLSLEKKALKEKRQLDIF from the coding sequence ATGCATAACGACGAATTGAACAACGAGGAGGAGCTCCAGCACAACGAAGAGTTGGAGGTGGAGTTTACGGACGGGGAGGAGGAAACCATCCACAACGTGACGCCTGTCTCTGGTCTGTACGAAAACTGGTTCCTCGATTATGCCTCTTATGTAATTCTGGAGCGCGCGGTGCCAGCCATTGAAGATGGTTTGAAGCCGGTGCAGCGCCGTATCCTGCACGCCATGCGCGAGATGGACGACGGTCGCTTTAACAAGGTGGCCAACGTGATCGGCCAGACCATGCAGTACCACCCGCACGGCGACGCCTCCATCGGCGACGCCATGGTGAACCTGGGGCAGAAAGACCTGCTGATCGAGACGCAGGGTAACTGGGGCGATGCCCGCACCGGCGACAGCGCGGCGGCTCCCCGCTATATCGAGGCGCGCCTTTCCAAGTTTGCCCTGGATGTGGTGTTTAACCCGCAGACAACGCTGTGGCAGCTGAGCTACGACGGGCGTAAAAACGAGCCGGTAACACTGCCGGTTAAATTCCCGCTGCTGCTGGCGCAGGGCGTGGAGGGTATTGCCGTAGGCTTGTCTACCAAGATTATGCCGCACAACTTCCGGGAGCTGATCAAGGCCTCTGTCGATGTGCTGAAAGGCCGTAGCACGAACCTGTTGCCCGACTTCCTGACGGGTGGCCAGATAGACGTGACCAACTACAACGGCGGCCAGCGCGGCGGCAGAATCCGCGTGCGCGCCACCATTGAGAAGGTGGACAAAACCATGCTCGTTATCCGGGATGTGCCATACGGTACCACCACAACGGGTTTGATGGAGTCCATCGTAAAGGCCAGCGAAAACAATAAGATCAAGATCAAGAGGGTAGTAGACAATACTGCCGCCGATGTGGAGATACAGGTGCAGTTGCCGCCGGGCGTGTCGCCGGACCTGACCATGGATGCCCTCTACGCCTTCACCGACTGTGAGGTGTCCATCTCCCCGAACGCGTGTGTGATCATCAACGATAAGCCGCACTTCCTGGACGTGAACGAGCTGCTGCGCATCTCTACCTTTAAGACGGTAGACCTGCTGAAGCGTGAGCTGGAGATTCGCAAAGGGGAACTCGAGGATAAGTGGCATTACTCGTCGCTGGAGAAGATCTTCATCGAGAACCGCATCTACCGCGATATTGAGGAGTGCGAAACCTGGGAAGCCGTACTCAACGCCATTGACAGGGGGCTGGACCCTTACAAGCACCTGCTGCGCCGTGAGGTGACAGAGGAGGATATTATCCGCCTGACGGAGATCAAGATCAAGCGTATCTCCAAGTATGACTCCTTTAAAGCCGATGAGTATATTCATAAGCTGGAGGAGGAAATGGCCGAGGTGGATGATAACCTGGCAAACCTGATCCGCTACGCCATCGCATACTTCGAAGGCTTGCTGAAGAAGTACGGCCAAGGCAAAGAGCGCCGCACGCAGGTGAAAACCTTCGACGTGATCAACGCGCAGAACGTGGCCATCGCCAACCAGAAGCTGTACATGAACGCCAAAGACGGCTTTATCGGGACAGGCCTGCGCAAAGACGAGTTTGTGTGCGACTGCTCCGACATGGACGATATCATCGTGTTCCGCAAGGACGGTAAGTTCATGGTAACGAAAGTGGCGGAGAAAACCTTCGTGGGCAAGGACATCATTTATGCCGGCGTTTACAACAAGAACGATGAGCACATGGTCTACAACATGATCTACCTCGATGGTAAGTCTGGTGTGTCGTATGCCAAGCGCTTTGCTGTGAAGTCCGTAACCCGCGACAAGGAGTACGACCTTACCAAAGGCAACAAAGGCTCTAAAGTGCACTACCTTACCGCCAACCCGAACTCCGAGTCTGAGGTGGTGACCATTACGCTTTCGCCGAACGCATCAGCCAGAAACAAAGTATTGGACTTTGATTTTGCCGAGCTGATGATCAAAGGCAAAGGGTCCAACGGTAACATCGTGACGAAGTACCCGGTGAAGAAAGTGGTGCAGAAGAGCCTGGGCGAGTCTACCCTGGGAGGCCGTGAGATTTATTACGATGAGGTGATCGGCCGCCTGAACACCGAAGGCCGTGGCCGCTACCTGGGCTCGTTCAACACCGACGATGCCATACTTGCCATTCACGACGACGGCACGTACGAGCTGACATCGTTTGACCTGGCCAACCACTACACCGTGGAGAAGCTGAAGGTGCTGCAGAAGTTCGATCCCGAGCTGGTGATTTCAGCTATTTATTACGAGGGGGAAAATAAAACCTACTACGTGAAGCGTTTCAAGGTAGAGACGACCACCATAGGCAAGCGCTTCGCCTTTATTCCGGAGACAAAGAACTCCAGGCTAGAGGCCGTGTCTACGCATCCGGAGCCATTGGCCAGCATCAAGTTCAAGCGTTCGCTTCGCGGCGAGCGTGAGGCGGAGAAAATTCTGCTTAACGAGTTTATTGATGTGAAGGGCTGGAAGGCGATGGGCAACAAGCTCAACTACTTTAAAGTGTACGAGGTGGATGTGCCGAAAATGCTGCCTGTGGACCAGCCAGAGGAGGATAAGCCCAAAGCTAAGAAGTCTGCCAAAAGGGAGCCGGTAACGCTGCCATCCCAGCTAAAAGAGCTGGCCGAAGAGGCCGCCAAGGTGAGCAGCGCCCAACCACACGCAGTGGACGACGTACAAGGCGAGAAAGACCTTAGCCTCGAAAAGAAAGCGTTGAAGGAGAAAAGGCAGCTGGATATTTTCTAA